In Micropterus dolomieu isolate WLL.071019.BEF.003 ecotype Adirondacks linkage group LG17, ASM2129224v1, whole genome shotgun sequence, one genomic interval encodes:
- the LOC123986150 gene encoding cGMP-inhibited 3',5'-cyclic phosphodiesterase A-like encodes MRVSGVREGSVNLDRDERAVASSDYDSTYDSTYETNHSDSSDFAQNEEDGEGGKKPPEAREGCREYLAEGIVLHPLLPSPEDKPVLAQEPLLMEGLEPLMSQLNNWNFPIFSLVEKTHSKTGCILSQVSYRLFEDAGLFETFRIPVQEFMNYFHALENGYRVIPYHNRIHATDVLHAVWYLTTQPVPGLPALLTENGIHIDSENGITPGATGFLVSKMNSVLEESYGSLAGLIPALELMALYVAAAMHDYDHPGRTNAFLVATSAPQALLYNDRSVLENHHAASAWNLFMSRPEYNFLVNLEHVEFKRFRFLVIEAILATDLKKHFDFLAEFNAKVGDEGVSGIDWTNENDRLLVCQMCIKLADVNGPLKCKELHLQWTEGIVNEFYEQGDEEASLGLPISPFMDRSAPQLAKLQESFITHIVGPLCSSYDSAALMPGRWVDPPEEETEQEEAKEGQDTEEEGEDMADEDASTSSDTSQRQETKKVSRRKVFCQITQHLLENHEMWKRVIAAEAQEEDKKDDPNCISSPTDPITAIHEEEEEQASKEEESTDCLDEREEVPAIEEEEIFLQSETSGQIEEEPE; translated from the exons ATGAGCGTGCCGTAGCTTCTTCGGACTACGACAGCACCTACGACAGCACCTACGAGACCAACCACAGTGACAGCAGCGACTTTGCACAGAATGAAGAGGATGGAGAAGGAGGCAAGAAGCCACCTGAAGCAAGGGAAGGTTGCAGGGAGTATTTGGCAGAGGGTATCGTTCTTCACCCGCTCCTGCCATCACCGGAG GACAAGCCGGTCCTGGCCCAGGAGCCTCTGCTGATGGAGGGGCTAGAGCCTCTGATGAGTCAACTCAACAACTGGAACTTTCCCATTTTCAGTCTAGTGGAGAAGACCCACAGCAAGACAGGCTGCATCCTCAGTCAG GTCTCGTATAGGCTCTTTGAGGACGCCGGTCTGTTTGAGACCTTCAGAATTCCCGTACAAGAGTTCATGAACTACTTCCATGCTTTGGAGAATGGATACAGGGTCATCCCTT ATCACAACCGGATCCATGCCACTGACGTACTTCATGCTGTTTGGTACCTCACCACGCAGCCTGTGCCAGGCCTGCCCGCCCTGCTGACTGAGAATGGGATACACATTG ACTCAGAGAATGGCATTACACCTGGTGCCACAGGCTTCCTGGTGTCCAAGATGAACTCTGTGCTGGAGGAAAGCTATGGCTCCCTGGCTGGCCTTATCCCTGCCTTGGAGCTCATGGCCCTGTATGTAGCCGCTGCCATGCACGACTATGACCATCCCGGAAGAACCAACGCCTTCCTAGTAGCTACCAGTGCACCACAG GCTCTTCTATACAATGATCGTTCAGTCTTGGAAAATCACCATGCGGCATCAGCGTGGAACCTCTTCATGTCTCGACCTGAGTATAACTTCCTGGTTAACCTTGAACATGTGGAGTTCAAGCGCTTCCGCTTCCTAGTCATCGAAGCCATCCTGGCCACCGACCTCAAAAAGCACTTTGATTTCCTTGCAGAGTTTAATGCAAAG GTGGGTGATGAAGGAGTGTCCGGTATTGATTGGACCAACGAAAACGACAGATTGCTGGTGTGCCAGATGTGCATCAAGCTAGCTGATGTCAATGGGCCGCTGAAGTGTAAGGAGCTGCACCTGCAGTGGACGGAGGGGATCGTCAACGAGTTCTACGAACAA GGTGACGAAGAAGCAAGCCTGGGACTTCCCATCAGCCCATTCATGGACCGGTCCGCTCCGCAGCTCGCCAAACTACAGGAGTCGTTCATCACTCACATTGTGGGACCTCTGTGCTCTTCCTACGACTCTGCTGCCCTTATGCCAGGCCGTTGGGTTGACCCACCTGAGGAAGAGACGGAGCAAGAGGAGGCAAAGGAAGGACAAGATACagaagaggaaggggaggaTATGGCAGATGAGGACGCATCAACAAGTTCTGACACCTCCC AGCGACAAGAGACCAAAAAGGTGAGCAGGAGGAAAGTGTTTTGCCAGATCACACAGCATCTTTTGGAAAACCATGAAATGTGGAAAAGAGTCATTGCTGCAGAAGCccaggaggaggacaagaaaGACGACCCGAACTGCATTAGCAGCCCCACTGATCCAATCACAGCCATtcatgaggaagaggaggagcaagCAAGCAAAGAGGAGGAGTCGACTGACTGCCTTGATGAAAGGGAAGAGGTGCCGGCTATAGAGGAAGAGGAAATCTTTCTGCAATCGGAGACTTCAGGGCAAATAGAGGAGGAACCAGAGTGA